The genomic stretch ACACACCAGACAACTCTGTGACACCGGCTGGGTACCTACAATTCAGtccaattctgacactaactggAGTTAGTGCCGACTccacagattaagggctcagtcctacaaggctgcccccacttcagatgccaatcacaaggcccaggttgtcacctgtgctatAAATCGGATTCCGACAACCCCCTTTCAGCTCACAgtactcagggaaacacttacaTTCACCAGCTTATTacttagaaaaggaaatgagaaaggataCAGATGAGCAGCCAGATCAAGAGGTACATATGGTGACGTCCAGGAGAGGCCTGAGCACAGAAGCTCTGTCTCTGTGGAACTGGAGTGCACCATCCTCCCAGCTTGTAAGTATGGTCCCCAACCTGTAAACTATCCAGACCccatatttttgagatttttgtgGCGTCTTCATCACATAGCATGATCAATCATTAACTCAGTCTCTCTacccctccccatcccagagGGTGAGGGGTGAGCCTGAAAGGTCCATgtttctaatcatggcttggtcttccCAGGGACCAGCCTCCATCCTGAAGCTATCCAGGAGTCCGCCAAGAgttgcctcattagaacaaaaggcactcctatcacccaggaaattccaggAACTCTGTGTCAGGAGCCAGGATCAAagaccaaaaattaaaataaaatattctcctaagtTCTCTTATCACTTAGGACATTACAAAGATTTCAGGAGCTCTTTGTCTGGAATGGGGGACAGAGACCAAGATGTGTATTTTCTACTGTTTCACAGGTAAtcccccttctttttcttttggttctgGGGCACATGGAGCCCCAGCTAATCAGATGGCAGCCTCAACTGCCAATTCAATGGAACCACTGTTGGGTCCCCTGGGGAAGCATTCCTTCCTTGTAAGACAAAAGCTCCTAGAAGACCTTAAATTTGAGACAACAGGAAGAAGCAAAAATTCTAGATGTGTGTTATCAAATGTAACGGTGAGATGCCTGAGCCATGAGCACCAGCTAAGACAGGACCAGCAGTACTTGATGAAAGCCAGTGGACTAGCACCGTCACAGCCATTCACTGGGGAAGGTGAATCCAGTTCATTTTTACCTATTTTCCTCGCCGGCTCCATAGGCATTCCCTGAGTCATTTAAAATCAGCCTCGCCTAGTGAAAGCTTCCAAATAATCCACCTTTTAAATTATACCTCTCTAGTCTGAGGGACTGCTAGCCTTGGCCTCTCTGAATTTCTTAACCTTTCCCAAGACAGCACAGCCATCCAGCTGCCATCTTGTCTTGGCAGAGAGAAGACACCCCCACTGGACAGGCCCCTACTCCTGGGGATAAAGAACAGCGATCCAGTACTTTCCAGGAGTCTGTGAAAGCAGCCCTCCTGATGCTCTGAGCTGCTTGTCATTGAAGATGCATCATATTGAGTCAAGTCTCCGTGATTTCATAACCCTCGCGGAGTGAAGCAAGACGTCGGGCACCTCAGAGAGCTCCACCACACCGCACATCACGCGCATGTCACAGGCCCGACTCCGCACCTCCCGCTGCTCTAGCCCCTCGTGCTTCTCCCATTTGCTCCATGGACGAATGAGCACGTCTGACATGTAGCTACAAACAAGAAGACAGTTTCCCATGTCACTTCTGGCTCCCACGTCACTACttggtttatttttggttttgtttttcaggggttttttttgggggggggggagtggtaattagatttatttatttatttttaatggaggtactggggattgaacccaggacctcatacatgctaggcatgcaccctGCCACTGAGTTGTGCCGTCCCCCTCCCACGTCACTACTTTGTAATCACATTTCACAGCTTATGTTTTCATCTCTGTcttggcaaaaataaaaacaaaacaaaagccaagagCTGATTCAAGTGGATAAACACCCACCTCATCTCCCAGGAGAAAAACCATTAAccatttcttgattttcttttccctttgcctGAACAAAAAACATAACATCTTGCTGGGTTGAAGTATCCTTTTGTCCTGCTATTACCTGAGTttgaagaaaagggagaaatcacTTATTTGGCTTATAGTTTGCACAGCCACCTAGAGGCAAGCCAAAATAACGCAAAGTGACCCAGACTGCGGCCCCCTTGAGAAGGTCATGAAGGGAGTGAGAAAACGCGCTGGTATcggcaggggctggaggggcgAAGGGAGAGCAACCATTGAGTATTGACAGCCTGTCTTCTAAAATTTCTAATTGTCAAAGGATAAGGCTGTCCCTGGAGTTTGCGTTGAGAAACACGCAGTGTCTCTTATTGCTCTTGACGGCCATGCAGTGAGGGAGAGATGTGTTTCTTGCAAAGATCGggccaaaacaacaaaaacttgcTGGGGAGAAGGCGCTGAAGACAGTGGTTATAGCAGGTCAGGTCTGGTCCTTAATGTGCTCCAGTTCTCACAAAAAGAGGTTTTGGAAGAAGACTTAGGTGTCTGTTTACTTCCAAAGGTCAGTCTTTGAACTCACGGTGAGGGGGACATctttaaggagaatgaatttacACAATGATAAGAAGTATCAAAAATGCATGGCAGCATCTTCATTGGTGCCTACACTGAGGATACCACCAGCCTCCTGCCCTAAATCTCGGTGTCCCAATAACCTGAGGGGCCCTGCTGAAGATGTGAGAGAGGAGAACTAAATGCAACCAGAGttcttgtttattatttcaagCAGAAAATTGTTGCTGCAAATATACATATTTTGGACTGGCAGGTCAGCCTGCCCTGCAGAGTAACTGGACTTTGTCCAGATGGCCAGCACAATGCCTTTTGTTAATCTTTGGAAAAATGAGAGAATTATTACACTGATTGGTCCCTTCCCCCTCTTCTGCCAtcaacctctccctccccaccaactAGGGGTCCTCCTGATGCCCTGGCATCCTCACAGTTTGCTGTTATGTGTTAGAGCTGCCATGTGCTTCAGGGATGGTTGAAATGTTTGGAAAACATCCTGAGGTTAATGATATTTATGGGTCCCTTGTTTTGCACTCGCTGTTTATTCCATTCTTCTTATTCAGTTCAGATCTACTCATCAAGATAAAGTGACCCTTCTCCTAAATCAGGGGACAATGGGGACCACCCCCCTACCCTTGGCTCTCAACTTCATCACTCCCTGCCAAAGCCACGGTTGTTTTCTGCCCACAATTCTCCTGGTAAATTGAAGTTAGGAgcttcatagaaaaaaaaagagcttgatGAGAGTCAAGAAAGTCTAGAAATAGCTTGCTTTTAGGGTGAATGTTTCCTGTGTGTTCAGAATTTGTTTGTCCCCTGCCTTACAACAATTAAGTTATGGTACACCGTGGTGGCCGCTAAGATTGAAAGGGAGACTTTCAAGTTTGTTCTTGTCAAGAAGGAATGTTTCAACACATGTATGTACTCATGAGACTTTATTCATCCTTCAAAGTGCCCACTAAATTCCGATTCTTCCGTAATTCTTTTCATCATTAAGTGCCTGCTATCTGCCCAGCCTTACGCTTCTCTTCTTGATCTATCATAGGGTGCCTTTCATTTATACCTACAGCAAAGCTGGGCTGCTCCTAAAATGAGGCGGGAGGAAACGTCCTTTTGCTGACTTTGGATACTTTCAACAAGAAGTAATGGAGGAGACAAAACCCCTCACCtgttattattgattttattatcaaaacattTGGCCACTGGGAACGTCATCGCATAAGCAGGGGGCTGGGTGGTTCCCACTCATCTCTACGAAAGACGCTGCGTCCCTGGTGCTGTGCCAAACCTCAGATGCACGTCCATTCCCCTCTTGGAACCAGGGACTTGGGGGAAATCTCAAGGCATCTGTGCTGGCGCAGGTGATGGTACCCAGTCAGATCCACTGATGGCTGCTTCCTCACATGCCTCGCACCTACAGATCTAGAAAAGTTTGCTGGTGCTCATTCTTTCTTCCTGGATACCATCTGGACACTGGATAGAAAGCTAAGCAAGTGACAGCTACGGATAGAAAAGAAGGCAGGGGGCCAGGCCTCCAAGTGGGGGCTGCCCGGGGTCTCACGAGGTGGCTGGCTTCTCTGGGAGCATTTCCACTGTAGCGCTGGAGAGTCAAACCAAATTCTCCTTCTCTTTTATCCAGGTCTTCCGAGAGCTACAGAGTCAAGCAGAAGCTGCCTGTCTCTGACTTAGGGGTAGTCTCCTGTGACCCCGAGGAGGCGCGGGACAAGGACGAGGATGGTGATCTTGCCGTCAGTCGAGGAAGCGCCGTCCTCTTCATCGTGGCCTCCGACCCTTATGTCACCGAGTTTCCGTGAGTGCCGCCAAGTCCAATGCGGGTTTGCAAGACTAAGATCCTCAGGAGGGTCCTTTCATTAACTCACTGCTCTTACAACAAacagaatgtgaaaatgtctCCCCCAGAATCAACAAGGGGGGGGGTCCTGCATTATGACTAGCAGAAGGCTACCTCAGAGTCATTTCCCGCATTTCATCCAgattagttatttttaaagaaatacaagaagTAGGTTGTGAACAAAgataagagaggaagagaaacagcTGAATTTGGGGTAATTCACTACCGATCCCAGGACCGGGGCTACCTGTTTGCTAGTTTTATTTCCCTGTAAAGGGTTTATTGCACAAGCAATGTTACTTCTTTTCTTGAAAGCACATTTGTGAGCTTGTAACCCCGGGAGCTGGTGTATCACTGAGGAAGTCTGGCTCAGGAGCGAGGCTCTCCTGAGAGGATTCCGAGCACGCGCAGGCTCCTGGGAACAGCAGGGCTGATGGGGGTGTTGATTTCTTTGTTACGCATCGCGCCCTGGAGGGCGCTTTACGGATCACAGATTCTAATCTGTGTAAACGTGCTGTGGGATGCTGACACCAACTGGAGCACTTACACTTACACTTACTCCTTCTTTGCTTTGGGAGTGGTTGTCCTTGTGAGCTCTGTCAAAGGGACGGAAGCCTCAGAAAGGGCACGCCTTGTTCCTTCCACGTGGGCAGGAAGGTCACGTCCACTGTGTCTTCCACATTCTTTGCCCCGTTGACCTACCCAGCCCACACGCAGTGCGGGGTGTCCTTCCATCCACACCTCATGCAGAGCCAGCTAGCTCCAACCCGCAACTCGCTGTTGGCCCAGAGCCTGGGTATAAGAGCCCTCAAAAGATGTGTGTCGAAGCAAACTGAATCTCCCTGCTCTTTCCTGGCAGGTCCTCTGATGCCTTCTTCACCTGCCCTCGCCACCCGCACTCACCTGTGCTCTCGGAGGGTCGGCCGGCAGGAGCCATGTGGCTTAGAGACCCTCGTGAGCAGCGCTCCTGCATTGCCTCCCACATCGGGTACTTGAGGTCTGAGGGTCACCCTGTGTGTACGCCGTAGCCGGTAACAGAGATTCTGACTAAGGAATTCCAGATACCCCGGGAGACAACTTGTGTCTGGGACCCTCTCGGTGCGTGTCATCAGCCTAGTCCTTCCTGTCCGACGGTCCACACTGACTCAGGCTCTCCCCGCTGAGAAGCCCTGAGGGGACTTGGGCATGGCCTAGAATCTGAAGCCAAGGAGACCTACATCAGACACCCAGACCTGCCTTTCCTTGTCTGTTTCCCATGGGCCAGTTCCCCCACACCtccctgcctctgtttcctcacctggcaGGGAAATGGCTGTATCGGCTGCACAAAATGTTGAGGAGGGATAAAGGAGTTGCTGGCACACATAGACCTGTGGATTGAGAAACAAGGCAGCTTACGTGAAATTCCGAGCACTTAGCAGGTGCATGGTACAAATGCCGGTTGCcagttgtttttttcttggtGGGGAGAATCCAGGTCAGCAAAGCTGGGCTTCATCGCCAAGGTGACTGACAAGATTAGAATTGTCCCTCAGAGTTTCTGATCTCAGTCCCTCAGGGTGACTTTGGGAACTTTCCAGCAACCTCTCCACTTGCTTCGGCTTGTTCTGGCAGACCACTTCGTGGCAAAGTGTGGAAAACAGTCTTGTGGTGTAGAGCAGATACACACGCCTGCAGAGGGGCCAAGGGGAGGGTTCAGTCTACACCTGAGGAGTTTGGAGGCACACGTAAGGGCTGAGATGTCACTGGGCATCACTGCAAGGAAACTGGGTCCTGCCAGGTTTGTAGCTGCCGACTTGGGACCTGGGCAGGAATGGCGGGTATCATGTCGCCTTCCTTTGCTTGCTACAGTGTTCtagaaaatcagtttctagttTATCCTTGCAGTAGACAACTGTGGTCCTCTGAACTTTATAGGATCAACTCACATATATAAGGTAGGAGCCAAAATTAACGTTTGTGACACACTCCCCTGGGAGGAATCTCAGAGTAACACTGACAGTAGCAGCCAGCAGTTCCGTGGTGCGTCCCACGTGCCCCACGCTACTCTAAGCGCTTCACACACAATCAATCATCCACTTCCCTTCTGTCACAGATGCCCTAGTCTCACGTGAGGTAAGCGTCTTTCATTCGAACTGAGTGTCACAATCGGATTTTTAGAGCTTCCTCTAAGTCATacaaaaaattgtttcttttactaATATTGGAAGCCCCACCCTGTCCACTATCAGGTGACCAAGAGATGCCTTGTGTCACACTGGACTAGGCTGTGGTGCCTGTGGATGGCTGTGCCCTTGACTAGTTCCTGCAGTGTCCTCACTGGGATGTCATAAAATcttattctgttctttttgatTCGCCCAGATGAATTCCATCTACATTATCCGTATGGGCCAACCAGCATAAACAGTGCTTCTTTTCATAAAAAGGAACTTCGGAGTACCATGTCATTACGAgaattaaatgaagaaatgtgtGTAAACCTCCTAGCATGGAGCCTGCTGCACATGGTGCTCAACAAAAGTCAGATTTTTCACACCAGTAAAATGGAAGGACATTCCAGCCAAAggaaacagcatatgcaaaggcttGAGCGAAAGGCTGGGTGAACTGAGAACTCCAAGAGTATATTGATCAGCTCAGGctgcataacaaagtaccacagtcTGGGGGGTtcaaacaacagagatttattctcTCGCACATCTAGAGGCTtgaagtccaagatcgaggtgtCGGCAAGGtggttccttctgaggactgAGGGAAGAGCTGTTCCAGGTCTCTCTCCTCGGTCTGTAGATGGCCCTCTTCCCCCAGTGTCCTCACAGCCCCTTCCCtctgtgcacatctctgtgtCTAGATTTCCCCTTGTTTATGAGATCACCAggcatattggattagggtccatccgaatgacctcattttaacttgattatccCTGTAAATATACTGTCTTCAACAAAGGCCACAATCTGAGGTCCTGGGGATGAGGACACCAACATACAAGTttgaggggggtgggggagggggagcaatTCAACCTGTAACCAAGAGGCTGGTCACTGGATTGGAATGGGAGAgctggcggggggaggggaggccagaaaacagaaaagacaagATGGTCCTGAGGAGCTAGCGGGGGGCAGGTCCTCAAGGGCGTTAAATGGTAGTCCCTGAACATCAGTATGTCATCAGTCCTGGGCCAAGGAAATTCAAAGGCAGATAAGGTGTGGCCTCTGACCTTAAGGAGCCACAGGTCTGGTGAAGACAGAGCTTGGGTAGAGATCATTGAAGCGGTGGGCCAAGTGTGCCAGCGATAAAGGAGGGGGCACAGAGGGAGCCCCTCCCCCAGCGCTGCCTGGCATGGACCAGAGAGGTTGGGTGGGGACCCCCCAAAGTCCTGAGGCAACAGAGAGACCTCAGGGCTGTGCGGGACTGGGCTGGTCCTCTCCATGGAGGGGAGGGCGGCCACCGCGGCCAGGCCTTCCT from Camelus bactrianus isolate YW-2024 breed Bactrian camel chromosome 8, ASM4877302v1, whole genome shotgun sequence encodes the following:
- the LOC123619763 gene encoding uncharacterized protein LOC123619763 — translated: MPGPRSPRAPPGESCDGVPAPQNTLRSLTQHRPRAPAARLRRILSKAWPPARKSLGRAASPQQLDLQLDLPNQQGEPVLHSPAVLTQGPETKERHRLLFRDWLAIAKRRSSESYRVKQKLPVSDLGVVSCDPEEARDKDEDGDLAVSRGSAVLFIVASDPYVTEFPSSDAFFTCPRHPHSPVLSEGRPAGAMWLRDPREQRSCIASHIGYLRSEGHPVCTP